The Glycine soja cultivar W05 chromosome 9, ASM419377v2, whole genome shotgun sequence sequence TTAGCTTAAAGATAAAACTTAACTATTTGTTTGATTTGCTAAAAACAATATTGTAATGGATAAGACAATTATAATTGtttcatgtttgatttgaaaaaaaaatacatgaaacaattCAACTTACAAGGAGATGGACagtataaaaatttcaaattttatcactCAAATATATCTTGAGATGATTTTTTGTCTCAATATTAGTACTATCCATTATTTACCAAACaagatacaaaataaaaaaataaactattggAACTTAAGCGTTTATCATGCAATGCTCTCCTTGTATTGTACTTGGTGCGTATCAAAGACAACTTTGTTAGCggttctctctctcactctcttaTAATTGTAAAATTATGTCATAAAAAATGAGCGAAAATACGAAAATATattccacttttttttctttgtttttaaccAAGTCATGTCAAACACATTGTTCTTGGGATATTAATTCTTAATTCTAACAGTGTGGTGATCATAAAACTCTTTAAAAGATTATCTTTTTCAGATTTTGAACTTTTCTCTTCCACATATACTAGGGGTTCCATTTCCACGGCCACACCCATGTTGGTAATTTAATTTGCATGCCATGAGTTGTGAGTGTAAAGGgcatatagatagatagagagACCCTGTGCCTATATAATGCTCCAATTCTTCTCTCTGATTTCTTCAACTAGCACCCTTGGCTTTTCTTTCATCCTCTCTCTCGAACTTATTTATCTCTCTCTGTTTCTCTGTTTTGCTCTGCTTCTCAAAACATAaccttttattattatagtattttactattataaactaattttgcatTGCTAATGCAATGGCCATAGAGTGCATAACAAATATACAATCAATGTCTCAACCACAAAAGCACCACCAAGAGCACAAAGAAGATGAAGCACCATTGGTTTTTGATGCCTCACTTCTCAGGCACCAACTCAACCTACCAAAACAGTTCATTTGGCCTGATGAGGAAAAGCCATGCATGAATGTGCCTGAGCTTGGTGTCCCTCTCATTGACTTGGGGGGGTTCCTCTCTGGTGACCCTGTTGCAACAATGGAGGCTGCAAGGATAGTTGGTGAGGCATGCCAAAAGCATGGTTTCTTTCTTGTGGTGAACCATGGGATTGATGCCAACTTAATCTCTAATGCTCATAGCTACATGGATGACTTCTTTGAGGTTCCTCTGTCTCAGAAACAGAGGGCTCAGAGGAAAACAGGGGAACACTGTGGTTATGCTAGTAGCTTCACTGGCAGGTTCTCTTCAAAGCTTCCATGGAAAGAGACACTTTCTTTTCAGTACTCGGCTGAGGAAAATTCATCCACTATTGTCAAAGACTACTTGTGCAACACATTGGAGAAAGAGTTTGAGCAATTTGGGTAAGTTGGTAACCAAAACATgtcaacattttctttttctttctattccTTCCTTCTTGTTTGATATCATTTGCTTTGACTCTATGCTAAATTGTGTTTCTATTGAAAAACAGGAGGGTTTACCAGGACTATTGTGATGCCATGAGCAATCTTTCTTTGGGGATAATGGAACTTTTGGGAATGAGTCTTGGAGTTGGTAAAGCATGTTTTAGAGAGTTCTTTGAAGAGAATAACTCAATAATGAGGCTCAATTACTACCCTCCTTGTCAAAAGCCTGACCTCACTTTGGGCACTGGACCTCACTGTGACCCAACATCTTTGACCATTCTTCACCAAGACCAAGTGGGAGGCCTCCAAGTTTTTGTTGACAATGAGTGGCATTCCATTAGCCCAAATTTCAATGCTTTTGTTGTCAACATAGGTGACACCTTCATGGTATGTTTGATCTCTCTTTGAATGCACCTATCTTAATTTGGCAAACAATGATTTTTCCTCGATGATGTTTGTTTTTATCGGTAAgtgtttgttattaattttgttagcaGAGAGGATTGAATTTgtgatttttcttctctttccttcttctttaacCATTCAACTCATCTTATATATCCTTTTTGTGTAatgtttttgttattcttattcttattcaaCCTTTTTCTATTATTGTGTAGGCTCTTTCAAATGGAAGGTACAAGAGTTGCTTGCATAGGGCAGTGGTGAACAGCAAGACCACAAGaaaatctcttgctttctttttgtGTCCAAAAGGTGATAAGGTGGTTAGTCCACCAAGTGAATTGGTGGATGATTTGACACCAAGGATATACCCTGATTTTACATGGCCTATGCTGCTTGAGTTTACTCAGAAACATTATAGAGCTGACATGAAAACCCTTGAGGCATTCACCAACTGGCTTCTTCAACGGAAAATGAGCTGAAATGAAATTTTCAAGCACATATGAATGGCATATTATCTATTAGCCTTTGATAGTCTCCTATGAATGAATAGTGACAAGTGTCAAGTGGAAGAAGTGTAATTGATGGCGGAGAAAAGGGCAGCAGCAAAAAGGCACTGAGTtggaaaaattgaaagaaaattcaTGTTTTCTTCATGAATTGAGTGTTGCACGAGTAGTGATTGGAGTAGTATTGAACAAAACAAGGGAAatgagataaaaatatttataaggcGTCAATGAGAAATAATCGCCagctaatttttgtaatttttctttggTGATATAGAAAAGTTATTATTAAACtttcaatgttttttatttttttgtttgacgtGCATAACGACGTATGGTATGGTAAATCCAACTaagtaaattttcttaaaagcgtgtttggatagagaattttaactgagaaaaataatttatcaaaaaatttgaatttctataatctaaaatttattatttgaatgtttttttttgaaaaatttaaaattttagaattttaaaacagaattttaaacaattaaaaatttgaaattttaatttccttctaaaaagtgaaaaattgaaattcaccGTCTTAACATCGATTAAGTGTGAGCGTTgaggaacacgtataactaacacatcaatcatatctctttttttttcattcattttttccaccctcataattttaattttttttatccaactatcaaattttaaaaataaaagaatttcaattaaaattttaaaatttttcaaaattttaaattacccAATTCAAACACACCCTACAAAATTTAGAACTATTAAGAAGATAGACTAACACTTACTTTATAACTTAATGGCCCTTAACCCTTAACTTCTCTATGATTCGGAGAAGGACTTGATACTCTGTCTAATCCCAGTTACTCCCAATGTAGATATTTCACTCACTTTTTCCTCATTCCTTccatcaaatttttattatgtcttttgtataataataataataataataataatagcattTAATTGtctttaattcataaaattgtGTAGAATTTTGTGTACCTGTATATTACAGCCTTAACCTTCTTTTATTTATCAAGGGCgccaattaaatttttataacgGTTCTGCTATATACTTTTATCCCATCATTATTCGTTTTTGATGCATAGAAAAGAGAAGTGAAAATCACAAGCTAAATTCAAGATTCTGCGTTCATTTTGCAAGATGGATTGGAATTGAACTATTATTAACTTCTctgtaaaaaattatgaaacagTTTTCATAAATACTTATTCAATTGCTCAATAATAACTGAGATTCCGCATTTTGGAACCTCCATTTGAATTAATTTCCAGAATTAttcattgttttttgttttgtaaggTCCAATTGACTTATTCGAAGAAAACGAAGGTTAACACCTAATGGATCCAAATTGGtacttaaattaataaaaacgaTGCTATATATGCTACTGCTACGGCATAAGGCACACAACCAATAATCTTTGTTTATCTTGAAGGTCTTATAAATTGGAACACTATGAGAGAGTAAGGTTAAAAAATCCCAGCAAATACATCCAACAAAACATGTGGCCCACAATTTGAATGATTCGGAGGAATAGGGAGCTAAAATCCATTAAGGATTGGCATAGATCTCTTTTGCAAtttatgcaatatatatatatatatatatatatatatatatatatttcattttctgcAACTGCAAGCACttgttttttggttttattaTCCTGATTTTTCATACCTGGAAATTTGGAGGGTTGTGTTAATTTAGAAATGCAAGGGAATACTCACTATAATCCTCCCAGCACCTGTCTTGAGATGCTGCAACATTCTCCTCACcatattttaatcatttcattaccctttaaaaataaaatgaatgaattgaGAATGTAAAACCAAAACAAAGATGATTGATAAATAAAGGGATCTCTCGAGTTCCAATATGATTACTGTAGTAGGTTTGTCTAATTCAAGTTGTAGTGTTTGCAAAATTTGTTATCGCATCTTTTGGGCTTTCTCATCTTTTCTCAAAACCAAACACGGTTTTAGGGTGAAATTTGCAGTTTGTGCATAGTCAAAACCCGTTGGTCACCGATTTATTTGGACCGGTTCAATTGGTCAAGTCCTATTTCTACAAAACTAATCCGATCACACTGGATCctattaatttaatgattatatcaacgtataaactaattttatactattataattatatattgatataatttttaaaataattattataaaaattaattatatatgttaagTTGTAATTAAATGATCATTACACTATTAATGTATagtttattttgtattataataCTTTCAATTCAACAACCAACTCAAACATACATAAATTGATCCTTGAACATGTAGTTACTTTAATTtccaaaactaataaaattaaaaaaaatgtttttaaatttttagttcgtcatttattttagtctaaaataaaaaaattatgtaacttaaagtgataatattaatatactttTTGAAGTGATAAActagaaatttattttgaataccTTTATTTGGAAAACTAATGTGTCAATGATTTACCCTTTTAGACATCAAAATAATATGCTGGCctaaattttattgctacgaaTCAGTTTTGATAAAGTAGACCAAAAGTCTAGGAAATggaatttatattaatatatattaaaatataataataactttttattaaacATTATACACTATGATAGTATTCTTCTATTTACAAGATGGCTTATTTATTATgtgtaatgttaaaaaaaattaattttaaattgttatttaataataataataataataataataataattataatgatatcattataattaagttaaattacACGGTTTGTCTCTGAaccatttaaaaattatgatgtaGATCCCTAAACtataaaaagaagataaattgagtccctaaattaaaaacaaaaaagagtatGTTATTGGGATTAGTTAATGACAACTTGAAACCGTAATAAAAAAGTCAATTTATGATGatttaaaaacttttgaaactcaattgaaaaaaattacatgatcaATATCTAATTAAAATAGAGAGTTACTTAAAAATTCCTAAATAATTAGGGGACTAACTGAATAATTCgatcttatattttaaatgtgactttaatatttttataatatttaacatgagaatatttataattagttttattttaaacttccaAATCTTATTGAAGCATTTGATTCATTGGCATCTTCATACCGGTATCTGACAGTTGAAATGTTAAATCGTTCGAACTATACACATGAGAGTGAGACATCCAAGAAGGTCAATATATTCTTTCAAAGATATatgtcctttttttaaaaaaaaattgacgcTCTCATTCCAAACACCAAACATTCAAGAAAATGACAtatcataagaaaaaaataaaattatcttgaaGCAAATTTATTCTGAAATTACTTAAGGCAGATAAGTGAATTTACGAGTGAGTCCTTTgcactaaaatgaaaaaacagagaaaaatcatttttttcctcACTAGTGTGTGTTTGGTTTTTGGTTATGAAAAGGCACAGCCGCCACAAGTAAGGACAATGACAGTCCCATTCCCGTACTCTCTTCCAAAAGGCCCGCATCACGTGGAAACCATCTGTTGTTTGTTCTGGCATCGCTTCTAATCCAACTCTCTGCATTATATGGTTATGATttgataaaacaaaagaaaaaaaacaccaaaCATTTGTGTATGCAACACAACTATGCTCTCTAGAAAAACGACACTTCTTAGGATTTCTGTCACAGATACCTCCTATGCTCACCTATCTGTACCATTCTTGTTCTCTAGTTCttttcatagttcttttgttttcttcttcatgttctgctttttattttattttttaaaaagataacaaTCCACTGATTATGCTCTGGATTCAGTTTGGATCTCCCACGGATTTGGACCATCATATTAACAAATGACTTATGTGGTATATGATCAtgttatgaaaaaaaagtataatcatCTATCTAATTTGTTCGAGTGAAACtcaatttagttattttaaataaaatgttaattttaatttgttaataaaactaataaatattttatatcaaatatcATGTTGATCTAAAAGTCATTTGcgtaaatgaaatttttttattcatctgTCCTTTTTAGAACTAACTGCTATACTCATAAGTCATCAAATATATTCCCTGAATTgactataagaaataaataaagggCAGGACTCCACTCAAACTCTTAATAAGATTAAATCCTTAATTACATTTATGTCTTCATGCCAAATGAGTATAGGGTTATAGGGTATAGTGTTAAGTCGAGTTAACAAGATTTGGCTAGTTATGtttgaaaagatattttagttaatttttaatttttattagttaaaaaaattatttgattatttaataaatgagttttttatatgtatttgaGAAGATATTTtaggtaatttttaattttttattagttaaaaaatttatttaattatttaataaacgagttttttaaatattttttaatattttttaaaatatttcttcgagtaatattttttaagataatagtttctaaatttttatatttgtttcatttttatccttaaacatatgtattagatttttttaatatttttattaaagataaaattttattatttttattttttatataattttaattttccaactatttaacatataattttatcaaacacttataattcaataaaatatttttttaattttcaattataagTTAATTCTACCAAACATAATGACAATTGAGTTTAAATAtgtaacaatataaaaattatctaatCCCATTGTATGATATTCCTACTGATTAAAGTTAGTGgtcttttttaatctttaataagGACAAACCCGGTCCTAATCTAAATCCTGGTTTTAGAAAATGGTAGGTAATAATCACTAACCATGCttccattttcatttaaattcgTAACCTTTGAAGTGGCACAAAAATGGCAACGAGTCTCAATCTTGTGTTTTCCACACATCAatgcctttttctttttatatgtttatctcattaataatttttattatctataGACAAGGACAAAACTTTGCTAGCTTTTATTGGTAATAGTGTATTCGTGTTCTAATTTATGAAGATAACAcaccaaagaaaaaagaaaaactaaatcaaCAATAACAACTGTAATAGACACAATTTAAACTCTTTGCAAGAtgacaatctcaatctcattGATTCTCAAAAAATCATCTTTATCTGCTAGCTACCTAGAGCTCTAGGGATACTGCATTTTTGTTGCAGCAGCTGTGCTGAttgaaataaatgtttttgtCCTATCTGATAATTTCCATTGCATGCAAACGACAACTGtacaattcaataatttttccaTTGCCATCTAGCAGTAGTAAATAAAATAGTATAGATTTTGAGCATGGAAAATAGGAGTACCACTGCAACCTCTTACTCCTGTTGATTGTTgagattaataattatatatttaatatgattaatagACACAACGAGGGATATAATTATACTTTAATAAGCCAACATCACTTACAAGATTAGCTCACTCTTGCGTTGCTAAGTTGGCCATTTGAGCACCAATAGGACCACAAaacgacaaaaaaacatgatctgATTCAAGCTCTTGCCCCCCACcaaaattaaatagttaaaagaggttttattgatttttaacttGAAATCTCATTCCATAATTACGTGCCAGGATGTCCAACACACAACGGTTTAATCAAACGCACAAAATCTTGTTTCTTCTATGGTTTTGTCGTTTCTTTTGTTAGATTGTGTGGAAGGAGAGTGAAATAtgcaacaagaaaaaaaaaggttaggatatatatatatatatatatatatatatgaatttccaAGATATACATCGTGTGGGTGAGCTTGCGAGAATGGCTTCCATTCgttggttttgtttcttttcttgtttttaagATAAATGGAAATTGACTACACGAAAAAGATACCAGTGCAATTACCTATCGCATGATAAGCGAGGAACGTTTATAGATATACAAGTATCTATACAAAATGGTAAAATACGTAATCTCGAAATATTTCATCTTGGGTTTTCTTATATACCttcctttttttaagaaaaggaaaTCAATTATAGTTAAAATACAAGAGATATTCTAACACATCATATTAGAAT is a genomic window containing:
- the LOC114366987 gene encoding gibberellin 20 oxidase 1-like — encoded protein: MAIECITNIQSMSQPQKHHQEHKEDEAPLVFDASLLRHQLNLPKQFIWPDEEKPCMNVPELGVPLIDLGGFLSGDPVATMEAARIVGEACQKHGFFLVVNHGIDANLISNAHSYMDDFFEVPLSQKQRAQRKTGEHCGYASSFTGRFSSKLPWKETLSFQYSAEENSSTIVKDYLCNTLEKEFEQFGRVYQDYCDAMSNLSLGIMELLGMSLGVGKACFREFFEENNSIMRLNYYPPCQKPDLTLGTGPHCDPTSLTILHQDQVGGLQVFVDNEWHSISPNFNAFVVNIGDTFMALSNGRYKSCLHRAVVNSKTTRKSLAFFLCPKGDKVVSPPSELVDDLTPRIYPDFTWPMLLEFTQKHYRADMKTLEAFTNWLLQRKMS